In the Brassica napus cultivar Da-Ae chromosome A7, Da-Ae, whole genome shotgun sequence genome, one interval contains:
- the LOC106354371 gene encoding glycerophosphodiester phosphodiesterase GDPD5-like, translating into MILTKCLIWLSLVTLCTGRTLYQRPGKGVKDAATKQPIQTSRPYNIAHRGSNGEIPEETKAAYLRAIEDGTDFIETDILSSKDGVLICFHDVILDLTTDVASRKEFAGRNRTYDVQGFKIPGFFTFDFTLKELKTLRTKQRYAFRDQQYNGKYPIITFEEFLAIAQDAPRVVGIYPEIKNPVLMNQHVKWPGGKRFEDKVVETLKKHGYGGAYLSKQWLNKPLFIQSFAPSSLVYISNLTDSPKVLLIDDVIRPTQDTNQTYAEITSDAYFTYIKEYVVGIGPWKDTIVPVTNNYMLTPTDLVKRAHAHKLQVHPYTYRNENQFLHFNFSQDPYKEYEYWIKEIGVDGLFTDFTGSLHNYQEWASPLPETSKSTRQLLSHIASLVRPYAKA; encoded by the exons ATGATTCTTACAA aatgCTTGATATGGCTATCTCTGGTTACTCTGTGTACTGGGAGAACATTATACCAACGCCCTGGTAAAGGAGTCAAAGATGCTGCTACTAAGCAGCCGATTCAGACTTCACGTCCTTATAACATCGCACACAGAGGTTCCAACGGAGAGATCCCAGAAGAAACTAAAGCTGCATACTTG AGAGCAATTGAAGACGGTACAGACTTCATAGAAACAGATATCTTGTCATCAAAAGATGGTGTGCTTATCTGTTTCCATGATGTTATCCTTGACTTAACAACCGATGTTGCGAGTCGCAAGGAGTTTGCTGGTCGTAATAGGACATATGATGTCCAAGGTTTCAAGATCCCTGGCTTTTTCACTT TTGATTTTACTCTCAAAGAACTAAAGACACTACGGACAAAACAGAGATATGCTTTTCGAGACCAGCAATACAACG GAAAGTACCCCATCATCACATTTGAAGAGTTCCTTGCCATTGCTCAGGATGCTCCAAGAGTTGTGGGGATCTATCCTGAGATTAAGAATCCAGTTTTAATGAACCAACAT GTCAAGTGGCCTGGTGGTAAGAGATTTGAGGATAAAGTTGTTGAGACACTTAAGAAGCATGGATACGGAGGCGCATATTTATCCAAGCAGTGGTTGAACAAACCCTTGTTTATTCAGTCATTTGCTCCATCTTCACTCGTGTACATATCAAACTTGACAGACTCGCCAAAAGTCTTATTAATAGATGATGTTATCAGGCCAACTCAAGATACTAACCAG ACATACGCAGAGATCACATCAGATGCTTATTTCACCTACATCAAAGAGTATGTTGTTGGTATTGGACCATGGAAGGATACAATAGTTCCAGTAACAAACAACTACATGCTAACCCCAACAGATTTGGTCAAAAGAGCTCACGCGCATAAGCTACAGGTGCATCCATACACTTACAGGAATGAAAACCAGTTCCTACACTTTAACTTCAGCCAGGATCCATATAAGGAGTATGAGTACTGGATCAAAGAGATTGGAGTTGATGGACTCTTTACAGATTTCACAGGCAGCCTCCATAACTATCAAGAGTGGGCTTCTCCTTTACCTGAAACCTCCAAGTCCACGCGTCAGCTCTTGAGTCATATTGCTTCCTTGGTCCGCCCTTATGCAAAGGCTTGA
- the LOC106354372 gene encoding uncharacterized protein DDB_G0271670, which translates to METSQEHNFFQPNDQTVRLSSSSSSSSSSSCSSIEAEPRPDENPNYNQSPPTQIMERTTTTSTPTTPPYRIPSHVFARTPSTAPAEWSTLSNESLFSIRMGNNSFNANDYFKSGELTFPQPPSPRTPHLPSPLPSPRQNTNQGGGGGGGGVVEEAKTPVDIGKKAAETEKASPASKEEEQKSASSIREFIMANEAANKDNNSNNNKSNKLDRSISRRSENLSVKSFAFPILGNADKGGLQSSTPPKKQTKPSQPETPKSSSESEGDEGLKKEEAPKPEAAPNRTPKWLLSCFPCCTTCCV; encoded by the exons ATGGAAACGTCACAAGAGCACAACTTCTTTCAACCCAACGATCAAACCGTACGgctctcttcgtcttcttcttcttcttcctcttcttcttgttcttcaatAGAAGCTGAACCAAGACCTGACGAGAATCCAAACTATAACCAATCTCCTCCAACGCAAATAATGGAGAGAACCACAACGACCTCGACTCCTACCACACCTCCTTACAGAATCCCTTCACACGTTTTCGCAAGAACGCCCTCTACAGCTCCAGCTGAATGGAGCACTCTCTCCAACGAGTCCCTCTTCAGCATCCGCATGGGAAACAACAGCTTCAACGCAAACGATTACTTTAAATCGGGAGAGCTCACGTTTCCTCAgcctccttcacctagaactcCTCATTTGCCTTCTCCGTTACCTTCTCCTCGTCAAAATACAAaccaag gaggaggaggaggaggaggcggaGTTGTGGAGGAGGCGAAAACTCCGGTGGATATAGGCAAGAAAGCAGCTGAAACAGAGAAAGCGTCTCCCGCAAGTAAAGAGGAAGAACAAAAGTCTGCATCAAGTATAAGAGAGTTTATCATGGCTAATGAAGCTGCTAATAAAgacaacaacagcaacaacaacaaaagcaaTAAACTAGATCGTTCTATTTCTCGTCGGTCGGAAAACTTAAGCGTCAAGTCTTTTGCTTTCCCAAT ATTGGGGAATGCAGATAAAGGTGGACTACAAAGCTCAACGCCGCCAAAGAAACAAACGAAGCCGTCACAGCCAGAGACACCAAAGAGTTCCTCTGAGTCTGAAGGAGATGAAGGGTTGAAGAAAGAGGAAGCTCCTAAACCAGAAGCAGCCCCTAACCGCACCCCTAAGTGGTTGTTATCTTGCTTCCCTTGCTGCACAACTTGCTGCGTCTAA
- the LOC106354374 gene encoding glycine-rich RNA-binding protein 5, mitochondrial-like has protein sequence MAFLSKVGKIFRQTSTHVTASNSMLQSIRCMSSSKIFVGGISYSTDEFGLREAFSKYGEVVDAKIIVDRETGRSRGFAFVTFTSTEEASNAMQLDGQDLHGRRIRVNYATERGSGFGGRGFGGPGGGNAGGYGAPSGGYGGGGGYGGGAGGYGAPAGGYGGGGYNAPAGGYGGGSSYGGNAAGGGYGGNSPYGGNAAGGGGSNFGGGYGVAGGVGGSDNFAQGSSSNAGFDDKFSSSETLGNDTDHQLESAGGEQFGGSDNQFGDSENGQTEIGGPDGFDQTDDGDVAKKA, from the exons ATGGCTTTCTTAAGTAAAGTTGGAAAGATATTTAGGCAGACCAGCACCCATGTCACTGCCTCTAACTCGATGCTACAGAGCATCCGTTGCATGTCTTCCTCTAAAATCTTTGTTGGAG GTATCTCCTACAGCACTGATGAGTTTGGATTAAGAGAAGCTTTTAGCAAATATGGAGAAGTTGTTGATG CGAAAATTATCGTCGACCGTGAAACTGGTAGATCGAGGGGCTTTGCTTTCGTGACATTTACATCTACCGAGGAGGCTAGCAATGCCATGCAATTGGATGGACAg GACCTTCATGGTCGAAGAATTAGGGTGAACTACGCAACTGAAAGAGGAAGTGGATTTGGAGGAAGAGGATTCGGTGGTCCTGGTGGTGGCAATGCCGGTGGTTACGGTGCTCCATCTGGTGGTtatggaggtggtggtggctACGGAGGAGGTGCTGGTGGTTACGGTGCCCCAGCTGGTGGTTATGGAGGCGGTGGTTACAATGCTCCAGCTGGCGGTTACGGAGGTGGATCATCTTACGGTGGAAATGCTGCTGGTGGCGGTTATGGAGGTAACTCTCCTTACGGTGGCAATGCCGCTGGTGGTGGTGGAAGCAACTTTGGCGGTGGATACGGTGTTGCTGGTGGTGTTGGTGGAAGTGACAACTTTGCTCAAGGCAGTTCCTCTAATGCTGGCTTTGATGACAAGTTTAGCAGCAGCGAAACACTAGGCAATGATACTGATCACCAGCTTGAAAGCGCAGGAGGTGAGCAGTTTGGTGGCAGTGACAATCAGTTTGGTGACTCAGAGAACGGTCAAACAGAGATTGGCGGCCCAGACGGGTTTGATCAGACTGACGATGGCGATGTTGCCAAGAAAGCTTAG